The stretch of DNA ATTAGCAATGGAAGTTACTCATTTAGCGCTAATGCCAATCAAAATAATATGGGAAAAGTCATATGTACTGGATTTTCACAAGTAACGCAAGATCGCGAAATACAAAATTTCTTTCTAAGAGGGAAGCAATTATGTAAGCAGATATCAACAACTATATATGATATTTTGGAAGAAAATGATGTGCCTCTCGGAATGTCTTCGGATCAAAACTTAACAAAGTCTACGGTGGCACCTTTTTCTGAACAGTTTATGTTATATGTTATCGGCATTCTTTCTGGTCTAGGTCTTTCTGGGTATGGTGCGGGATTATCCACCACTATGCGAAGAGATATTAGTGCCATGTATGCAAGTTTTATTACTAAAACTGGCGCTTTTGTGGAAGATGGTTTGAACTTAATGATTGAAAGAGAATGGATGGAGCAGCCTCCAAAAATAGCAGACCGAAAAGGGTAATGTGGACAAAGGTTTCTTTGTCCATTTATTTGTGTACGTTGAAATCTATAAAAGAAAAGAATAGGCTGACTAGAATAACAGCAACTGATATACTTAGAAAAAGTAGACAGAGGGTTCCTTTTTCATCCATTTTTTGGTGGGACACGGGACCTGTCCCTCTGTCCACAATAATAGATGAATTGAGGTCCTAACTAATGGCTGGTAAGTCTTTTCAATTAAATAAGAGTTACATAGATTCTGAAGAAAAACAAAGGATGTTATATAAACGAACGTTAATAATTGTGAGTATTTCACAGATTTTTGGTGGGGCAGGATTAGCAGCTGGTATTACCGTTGGGGCTATTCTTGCACAG from Sutcliffiella cohnii encodes:
- a CDS encoding DUF3231 family protein yields the protein MGKVICTGFSQVTQDREIQNFFLRGKQLCKQISTTIYDILEENDVPLGMSSDQNLTKSTVAPFSEQFMLYVIGILSGLGLSGYGAGLSTTMRRDISAMYASFITKTGAFVEDGLNLMIEREWMEQPPKIADRKG